In Dolichospermum flos-aquae CCAP 1403/13F, the following proteins share a genomic window:
- the alr gene encoding alanine racemase, protein MLSRKQTPIFADNQECDTYAWFSQRAWVEIDLGALSDNVKQLVKFLSPRTQLMAVVKADAYGHGAVAVAKTALEAGAGWLGVATVPEGIQLREDGIKAPILILGATNTPEQIQAIAHWQLQPTLCSPKQALEFSNTLETINYNSSLSVHIKLDTGMSRLGTNWQQAAEFVQLVQGLPHLDIASIYSHLATADSPDATVMMEQHSRFEEAIAHIKAKGITIPSLHLANSAATLADSRLHYDMVRVGLAIYGLYPANHLQNHIKLQPVLQLKARVTQVKTIAAGTGVSYGHHFIAPQEMRLAVVGIGYADGVPRHLSNQMQVLIRGQRVPQIGAITMDQIMLDVSSIPDLQEGEIVTLLGEQGKEQISADDWANCLNTISWEILCGFKHRLPRVAVM, encoded by the coding sequence ATGTTAAGTCGCAAGCAAACCCCGATTTTTGCTGACAATCAGGAATGTGATACTTATGCTTGGTTTTCTCAGCGGGCTTGGGTAGAAATTGATTTAGGGGCGTTGTCTGATAATGTCAAGCAGTTGGTCAAGTTTTTATCACCACGCACCCAATTAATGGCAGTTGTTAAAGCGGATGCCTATGGACATGGGGCGGTAGCAGTTGCTAAAACTGCCTTAGAAGCGGGTGCTGGTTGGTTAGGTGTGGCGACTGTTCCTGAAGGTATTCAATTGCGGGAAGATGGCATTAAAGCCCCGATTTTAATTTTAGGGGCAACCAACACGCCAGAGCAAATTCAGGCGATCGCTCATTGGCAACTTCAGCCCACACTGTGTAGTCCTAAGCAAGCTTTAGAATTTTCCAACACATTAGAAACTATTAACTATAATTCTTCTTTATCTGTCCATATCAAATTAGATACGGGAATGTCTAGATTAGGCACTAATTGGCAACAGGCGGCGGAGTTTGTGCAGTTGGTACAAGGATTACCCCATTTAGATATTGCCAGTATTTATTCTCACTTAGCAACAGCAGATAGTCCCGACGCTACGGTGATGATGGAACAGCATAGCAGATTTGAAGAGGCGATCGCCCACATCAAAGCTAAAGGGATCACAATTCCCAGTTTACATTTAGCCAACTCAGCCGCTACCCTGGCAGATTCAAGATTACACTATGATATGGTGCGGGTAGGTTTAGCCATTTATGGGCTTTATCCTGCTAATCACTTACAAAATCACATCAAACTGCAACCCGTTTTACAACTCAAAGCTAGAGTTACCCAAGTTAAAACCATAGCCGCAGGAACTGGAGTTAGTTATGGTCATCATTTTATTGCTCCTCAAGAAATGCGTCTGGCTGTAGTTGGCATTGGTTATGCCGATGGAGTTCCTCGTCATCTTTCTAACCAAATGCAGGTGTTAATCCGTGGACAGCGTGTGCCACAAATTGGCGCAATTACCATGGATCAAATTATGTTAGATGTGAGTTCCATCCCCGATTTGCAAGAAGGGGAAATCGTCACTTTGCTAGGGGAACAGGGAAAAGAACAAATATCCGCTGATGATTGGGCAAATTGCCTCAATACCATTTCTTGGGAAATTCTTTGCGGCTTCAAGCACCGTCTACCTCGTGTAGCTGTGATGTAG
- a CDS encoding HNH endonuclease: MRKVLVLNASYEPLNITSWRRATVLLMKGKAERLEYNSKFLYSDFPMPTVIRLRHYVRVPYMEIPLTRRNILHRDSHTCQYCGHTGDGLTLDHVIPRSRGGGDTWENITTACVRCNIKKGCRTPQEARMPLRHSPRQPYSSLYFEVTKHLKSGLHQEWQKYVIGL, encoded by the coding sequence ATGAGGAAGGTTTTAGTCCTGAACGCCTCTTACGAACCGCTCAACATCACCAGTTGGCGACGTGCCACCGTGTTGTTGATGAAAGGCAAAGCTGAACGCTTAGAATACAACAGTAAATTCCTTTACTCGGATTTTCCCATGCCGACCGTGATCCGGTTGCGCCACTATGTCCGCGTTCCTTATATGGAAATTCCTCTCACTCGGCGAAATATCCTGCATCGTGATAGCCATACCTGTCAATACTGTGGTCACACAGGGGACGGGTTAACTCTCGATCATGTGATACCGAGATCACGAGGTGGTGGAGATACTTGGGAGAATATTACTACTGCTTGTGTACGCTGCAATATCAAAAAAGGCTGTCGTACACCTCAAGAAGCCCGAATGCCTTTGCGTCATTCACCCCGTCAACCTTACAGTAGCCTCTACTTTGAGGTAACGAAGCATCTGAAAAGTGGACTTCACCAGGAGTGGCAAAAGTATGTCATAGGTCTTTGA
- a CDS encoding DHH family phosphoesterase yields the protein MYVNYPASQFESLSLTTDPHPEEIEKEKEKEKELIELPTLTRTSLSSSNGDGGIYLVQRGNSLASQKSEELQKTLLAHRHERQLVILQDFPDPDALSCAWSYQLIAQQYDIKCDIVYAGTLSHQENIALVKLTNLPAQRWTMQTLKNKDLSSYQGFVLIDNQGTTSQLLPAIQQAGIPLIVLVDHHSLQGELKSEFVDVRPYVRATATIFTQYLQAGLLTLDNSISQHVKCATALMHGLRSDTNRLMQAQEEDFMAAGYLSRFYDAQLLNAILQANRSKRVMDVIERSLKNRIVQNNFSIAGVGYLRYDDRDAIPQAADFLVTEENVHTAVVYGIVHDEDDELEVVIGSLRTTKLTLDPDEFIKEAFGQDSTGRFFGGGRTGAGGFEIPMGFLSGGNENSAYAKIKWEVFDAQIKQKLLRLVNPRDNPI from the coding sequence ATGTACGTGAATTATCCGGCTTCTCAATTTGAGAGTTTATCATTGACCACAGATCCGCATCCAGAGGAAATAGAGAAAGAGAAAGAGAAAGAGAAAGAGCTAATTGAGCTTCCAACTTTAACCCGAACTTCCTTATCATCCTCTAATGGTGATGGAGGTATCTATTTAGTTCAGCGTGGCAATTCTCTAGCATCTCAAAAATCAGAAGAATTACAGAAAACGCTGCTTGCACATCGCCATGAACGTCAATTAGTGATTTTACAGGATTTTCCCGATCCTGATGCTCTTTCTTGTGCTTGGTCTTACCAACTAATTGCCCAACAGTATGATATCAAGTGTGATATTGTTTACGCGGGAACTTTAAGCCATCAGGAAAATATTGCTTTAGTTAAGCTAACTAATTTACCTGCTCAACGCTGGACGATGCAAACTTTAAAAAATAAAGATTTGTCGTCTTATCAAGGGTTTGTGTTAATTGACAACCAGGGAACTACATCTCAATTATTACCAGCAATCCAACAAGCGGGAATTCCCCTGATAGTGCTGGTGGATCATCATAGTTTACAAGGGGAACTCAAGTCAGAATTTGTTGATGTTCGTCCTTATGTACGAGCTACAGCCACAATTTTTACTCAATACTTACAAGCAGGATTATTAACTTTAGATAACAGCATTAGCCAGCACGTTAAATGTGCTACAGCTTTAATGCACGGTTTGCGATCAGATACAAATCGGTTGATGCAAGCCCAAGAAGAAGATTTTATGGCTGCTGGGTATTTGAGCAGGTTTTATGATGCTCAGTTACTAAATGCTATTTTGCAAGCAAATCGTTCTAAGCGGGTGATGGATGTGATCGAGCGATCGCTTAAAAACCGCATCGTTCAAAATAACTTTTCCATAGCTGGTGTTGGTTACCTACGCTATGATGACCGGGATGCAATCCCCCAAGCGGCTGATTTTCTCGTTACGGAGGAAAATGTGCATACCGCAGTAGTTTATGGAATTGTTCATGATGAAGATGACGAACTAGAAGTAGTGATAGGATCTCTGAGAACCACAAAACTTACTTTAGATCCTGATGAATTTATTAAAGAAGCCTTTGGACAAGATAGCACTGGGCGATTTTTTGGTGGTGGAAGAACGGGTGCAGGAGGCTTTGAAATTCCCATGGGTTTCTTATCTGGTGGTAATGAAAACTCGGCTTATGCCAAAATCAAATGGGAAGTTTTCGACGCACAAATCAAACAGAAATTATTGAGATTGGTGAATCCGAGAGATAATCCAATTTAG
- a CDS encoding RusA family crossover junction endodeoxyribonuclease, translating into MPIIPFEFLISRRPVSLQAKPKGLNEWKNFVRSEAEKFWKGDSPIKVSYLQLTLVYICSDDSPPDTDNIIKPIQDALIGLVYEDDNLVLDVDSHRRFMSDPIDITNLPLLLREGAIIGEECVYVKVSESQPLEQYL; encoded by the coding sequence ATGCCAATAATACCTTTTGAATTTCTCATTTCCAGACGGCCTGTTTCATTACAAGCAAAACCGAAAGGACTGAATGAATGGAAAAATTTTGTTCGTTCTGAAGCCGAAAAGTTTTGGAAAGGTGACAGTCCAATTAAAGTATCTTATCTACAGCTTACGCTAGTTTACATTTGTAGTGATGATTCTCCACCTGATACTGATAACATTATCAAACCAATACAGGATGCACTTATAGGCTTAGTTTATGAAGATGATAATTTAGTATTAGATGTAGATAGTCATCGTCGGTTTATGTCAGATCCGATTGATATAACAAATTTACCTTTATTATTGCGGGAAGGTGCCATCATTGGCGAAGAGTGTGTTTATGTCAAAGTAAGTGAATCTCAACCATTGGAACAATACTTATGA